Proteins from a single region of Verrucosispora sp. NA02020:
- a CDS encoding NAD(P)H-hydrate dehydratase, whose amino-acid sequence MRPVWRVAEVRAAESALMAELPPGTLMQRAAAGLARRCALLLADRGGVYAAPVLLLVGSGDNGGDALYAGARLARRGAAVSALLLAPDRVHAAGLAALRAAGGRVVARPPATVDLVLDGIVGIGGRGGLRETAEQLAASLSRQHGRDGGRATVVAVDVPSGVEVDTGAVPLTSSGRPEAVRADVTVTFGAWKPALAVGPAAALAGQVELVDIGLGPWLRGSPALHVVEEPDVVDWWPRLGAASEKYTRGVVGVATGSATYPGAGVLSVGGALAGPTGLVRYAGGAREEVVRRYPSVIATDRVVDAGRVQAWVCGSGLGTDDRAAAELRTVLAAPVPVVLDADALTLLVDGRLADRLRQRDAPIVITPHDREFTRLCGEEPGADRVAATLRLAAWTNAVVLLKGNRTVIGTPDGRAYVNPTGTPALATGGTGDVLAGLLGALLASGLPAERAAAAAAYLHGLAGREAARGGPVAAADVADALRPVLARIT is encoded by the coding sequence ATGCGGCCGGTCTGGCGGGTGGCGGAGGTCCGGGCGGCCGAGAGCGCACTGATGGCCGAGCTGCCTCCCGGCACGCTGATGCAGCGCGCCGCCGCCGGGCTGGCCCGCCGCTGCGCGTTGCTGCTCGCCGACCGGGGCGGGGTGTACGCGGCACCGGTGCTGCTGCTCGTCGGCTCCGGCGACAACGGCGGCGACGCCCTGTACGCGGGCGCCCGGCTGGCCCGGCGGGGTGCGGCCGTGTCGGCGCTGCTGCTCGCGCCGGACCGGGTGCACGCGGCGGGGCTGGCGGCGTTGCGGGCCGCCGGTGGTCGGGTCGTGGCGCGCCCGCCGGCAACGGTCGACCTGGTGCTCGACGGGATCGTGGGCATCGGCGGGCGCGGCGGGCTGCGGGAGACCGCCGAGCAGTTGGCGGCGAGCCTGTCGCGGCAGCACGGGCGCGACGGTGGTCGCGCGACTGTGGTGGCGGTGGACGTGCCCAGCGGCGTCGAGGTGGACACCGGGGCGGTGCCGTTGACCTCGTCCGGTCGCCCCGAGGCGGTGCGGGCCGACGTGACGGTGACCTTCGGCGCCTGGAAGCCGGCTCTGGCGGTCGGCCCCGCCGCCGCGCTCGCCGGGCAGGTGGAGCTGGTCGACATCGGGCTGGGGCCGTGGCTGCGGGGCAGCCCGGCGCTGCACGTCGTGGAGGAGCCCGACGTGGTCGACTGGTGGCCCCGGCTCGGCGCGGCCTCGGAGAAGTACACCCGGGGCGTGGTCGGGGTGGCCACCGGGTCGGCGACGTATCCGGGTGCGGGGGTGCTCTCGGTCGGCGGCGCGCTCGCCGGGCCGACCGGCCTGGTCCGCTACGCGGGGGGTGCCCGCGAGGAGGTGGTGCGCCGCTACCCGTCGGTGATCGCCACCGATCGGGTGGTCGACGCGGGTCGGGTGCAGGCGTGGGTGTGCGGATCGGGCCTGGGCACGGACGACCGGGCCGCCGCCGAGCTGCGGACGGTGCTCGCCGCGCCGGTGCCGGTGGTGCTGGACGCCGACGCGCTGACGCTGCTGGTCGACGGTCGGCTCGCCGACCGGCTCCGGCAGCGCGACGCGCCCATCGTGATCACTCCGCACGACCGGGAGTTCACCCGGCTCTGCGGCGAGGAGCCCGGCGCGGACCGGGTCGCCGCGACGCTGCGGCTGGCCGCCTGGACGAACGCCGTGGTGCTGCTCAAGGGGAACCGCACGGTGATCGGCACGCCGGACGGCCGGGCGTACGTCAATCCGACCGGCACCCCGGCCCTGGCCACCGGCGGCACCGGGGACGTCCTGGCCGGGCTGCTCGGTGCGCTGCTCGCGTCCGGCCTGCCGGCGGAGCGGGCCGCCGCGGCGGCGGCGTACCTGCACGGGTTGGCCGGTCGGGAGGCGGCGCGGGGCGGTCCGGTGGCCGCCGCCGACGTGGCCGACGCGCTGCGGCCGGTGCTGGCCCGGATCACCTGA
- a CDS encoding type VII secretion target, translating to MAQEELTVRPETLHRVGRTLGDTAYRLAHGPAGVPGLAAPDRQWSAAGALAALETSVRTWCGRLGAEVAETGDAVRAAAGAYESVDGRAATRFSAVTR from the coding sequence ATGGCGCAGGAGGAGTTGACCGTGCGGCCGGAGACGCTGCACCGGGTGGGGCGGACGCTGGGCGACACCGCCTACCGGCTGGCCCACGGGCCGGCGGGCGTGCCGGGGTTGGCGGCACCGGACCGCCAGTGGTCGGCGGCGGGAGCGCTGGCCGCACTGGAGACGTCGGTACGCACCTGGTGCGGGCGGCTCGGCGCGGAGGTGGCGGAGACCGGGGACGCGGTCCGCGCCGCCGCCGGGGCGTACGAGTCGGTGGACGGTCGGGCCGCCACCCGCTTCTCCGCGGTGACCCGGTGA
- a CDS encoding alpha/beta hydrolase gives MTGATPTRPSAVGYVQLSTADPAGWRSTGTAWAGLAGLAGRRADELADGAAALRTGWSGRAAGSAGARLTGLRTELTALVPAAVEVDQVLAGFSARLAAARARLSSAVALAAATGVLIDRSGRVRPDPARVPPERAAATVTPVATGLRDALDLAGAADREAAGRLGQLSRDAAAGWVVPPPPGRPAPHTDPARVRQWWTGLSTAQRRWLVLHEPELVGRLDGVPAADRDQANRSLLGIRREELRARWERLLARVPRGPAEVAGLRAVDAALTGLDALATRLDATGSPRAYLLGLDVGGEGRTVVALGDPDRATGVVTYVPGMTAGLDDATGELGRAARVLSRCADLAPGQETSAVLWLDYDAPDFLHEAARDGQARDAGEALHRFQEGLRATHDGPPARQTVLGHSYGSLVVGTAARDHGLAADALVFVGSPGVGVGHASELGVPPEQVWASTAPDDVIRLTRPPDELARQAVLGASPVGTVLDWLAGSDDERWFGRDPAEPGFGGRTFPSGRYGHTGYWDPANPALDGMARVVLGR, from the coding sequence GTGACCGGCGCGACGCCGACCCGGCCGAGCGCCGTCGGGTACGTCCAGCTCTCCACGGCCGACCCGGCCGGCTGGCGGAGCACCGGCACCGCGTGGGCCGGCCTGGCCGGGCTCGCCGGGCGGCGGGCCGACGAACTCGCCGACGGTGCGGCGGCACTGCGCACCGGCTGGTCCGGGCGGGCCGCCGGCTCGGCCGGGGCCCGCCTGACCGGGCTGCGGACCGAGCTGACCGCGCTCGTCCCGGCCGCCGTCGAGGTCGACCAGGTGCTCGCCGGGTTCTCCGCCCGCCTCGCGGCGGCCCGGGCCCGGCTCTCCTCGGCCGTGGCGCTGGCCGCCGCCACCGGTGTGCTGATCGACCGGTCGGGTCGGGTGCGCCCCGACCCGGCGCGGGTGCCGCCGGAGCGGGCCGCCGCCACGGTTACCCCGGTGGCCACCGGCCTGCGGGACGCACTCGACCTGGCCGGGGCGGCCGACCGAGAGGCCGCCGGACGCCTCGGGCAGTTGTCGCGGGACGCCGCCGCCGGTTGGGTGGTCCCGCCTCCGCCGGGCCGACCCGCCCCGCACACCGACCCCGCCCGGGTACGCCAGTGGTGGACCGGGCTCAGCACGGCACAGCGTCGCTGGTTGGTGCTGCACGAGCCGGAGCTGGTCGGTCGCCTCGACGGGGTGCCGGCCGCCGACCGGGACCAGGCCAACCGCTCGCTGCTGGGCATCCGGCGGGAGGAACTCCGGGCGCGGTGGGAACGGCTGCTGGCCCGGGTGCCGCGCGGTCCGGCGGAGGTGGCCGGGCTGCGCGCGGTGGACGCCGCACTGACCGGGCTGGACGCGCTCGCCACCCGGCTCGACGCGACGGGGTCACCCCGGGCGTACCTGCTCGGGTTGGACGTGGGCGGCGAAGGACGCACGGTGGTGGCGCTGGGCGACCCGGACCGCGCCACCGGCGTGGTGACGTACGTGCCGGGGATGACCGCCGGGCTGGACGACGCCACCGGCGAGCTGGGCCGGGCGGCCCGGGTGCTGTCCCGCTGCGCCGACCTGGCACCGGGCCAGGAGACCTCGGCGGTGCTCTGGCTGGACTACGACGCCCCGGACTTCCTGCACGAGGCGGCCCGGGACGGGCAGGCCCGGGACGCGGGCGAGGCGCTGCACCGGTTCCAGGAGGGACTGCGGGCCACCCACGACGGGCCACCGGCCCGGCAGACGGTGCTCGGGCACAGCTACGGGTCGCTGGTGGTCGGGACCGCTGCCCGGGACCATGGGCTCGCCGCGGACGCGCTGGTCTTCGTCGGCTCGCCCGGCGTCGGTGTGGGACACGCCTCCGAGCTGGGCGTCCCGCCCGAGCAGGTGTGGGCCAGCACCGCGCCGGACGACGTGATCCGGCTGACCCGCCCACCGGACGAGCTGGCCCGGCAGGCGGTGCTCGGCGCCTCGCCGGTCGGCACGGTCCTGGACTGGCTGGCCGGGTCGGACGACGAACGCTGGTTCGGGCGCGACCCGGCCGAGCCGGGTTTCGGAGGTCGGACGTTCCCCAGTGGCCGGTACGGTCACACCGGCTACTGGGATCCGGCCAACCCCGCGTTGGACGGTATGGCGCGAGTGGTGCTCGGCCGGTGA
- the glmS gene encoding glutamine--fructose-6-phosphate transaminase (isomerizing), translating into MCGIVGYAGSRPALGIVLDGLRRLEYRGYDSAGVAVVCDGQLLTEKKAGKLANLEKVLSERAAEDPAGCGASPIGIGDGTTGIGHTRWATHGGPTDRNAHPHLSPDGGVAVIHNGIIENFAKLRTELEDDGVQFVSDTDTECAAHLLAKALAELRAAGHPDGPQLLAAAMRVVCQRLEGAFTLLAVDAGVPGAVVGARRNSPLVVGRGNGENYLASDVAAFIEYTREAVELGQDQIVLITADTIEITDFAGQPASGKDFHIDWDSSAAEKGGYDWFMLKEIEEQPQAVADTLLGRLTESGEIMLDEVRLSDQDLRDVDKIFIVACGTAYHSGMVAKYAIEHWTRIPCEVELASEFRYRDPVLDRSTLIVVISQSGETMDTLMALRHAKEQKARVLAICNTNGSTIPRESDAVLYTHGGPEIAVASTKAFLTQLVACYLIGLHLAQVRGIKFADEVAAVVDQLHQVPDKLRELLGRIEPVRELARELKSAPTVLFIGRHVGYPVALEGALKLKELAYMHAEGFAAGELKHGPIALIDQGTPVICVVPSPVGRGLLHDKIVSNIQEVRARGARTIVIAEEGDEAVVRYADHLIYVPRTPTLLAPLVTTVPLQVLAAEIAAARGHDVDQPRNLAKSVTVE; encoded by the coding sequence ATGTGTGGAATCGTGGGGTACGCCGGCAGTCGGCCGGCGCTCGGTATCGTGCTCGACGGCCTGCGGCGGCTGGAGTACCGCGGCTACGACTCGGCGGGTGTCGCCGTGGTCTGCGACGGGCAGCTGCTGACCGAGAAGAAGGCCGGCAAGCTGGCCAACCTGGAGAAGGTGCTCTCCGAGCGTGCCGCCGAGGACCCGGCCGGCTGCGGAGCCAGCCCGATCGGCATCGGCGACGGCACCACCGGCATCGGGCACACCCGGTGGGCCACCCACGGCGGCCCCACGGACCGCAACGCGCACCCGCACCTGTCACCCGACGGCGGGGTCGCGGTGATCCACAACGGCATCATCGAGAACTTCGCCAAGCTCCGCACCGAGCTGGAGGACGACGGCGTCCAGTTCGTCAGTGACACCGACACCGAGTGCGCCGCGCACCTGCTCGCCAAGGCCCTGGCCGAGCTGCGGGCCGCCGGCCACCCGGACGGGCCGCAGTTGCTCGCCGCCGCCATGCGGGTGGTCTGCCAGCGGCTGGAGGGTGCCTTCACGCTGCTCGCGGTGGACGCCGGGGTGCCCGGAGCCGTCGTCGGCGCGCGTCGCAACTCGCCCCTGGTGGTGGGGCGCGGCAACGGGGAGAACTACCTCGCCAGCGACGTCGCCGCGTTCATCGAGTACACCCGCGAGGCGGTCGAGCTGGGCCAGGACCAGATCGTCCTGATCACCGCCGACACCATCGAGATCACCGACTTCGCCGGTCAGCCCGCCAGCGGCAAGGACTTCCACATCGACTGGGACTCCTCGGCCGCCGAGAAGGGCGGCTACGACTGGTTCATGCTCAAGGAGATCGAGGAGCAGCCCCAGGCCGTCGCCGACACGCTGCTGGGCCGGCTGACCGAGAGCGGCGAGATCATGCTCGACGAGGTCCGCCTCAGCGACCAGGACCTGCGCGACGTCGACAAGATCTTCATCGTCGCCTGCGGCACCGCGTACCACTCCGGCATGGTCGCCAAGTACGCCATCGAGCACTGGACCCGGATCCCCTGCGAGGTGGAACTGGCCAGCGAGTTCCGGTACCGCGACCCGGTGCTGGACCGCTCCACCCTGATCGTGGTGATCTCGCAGTCCGGCGAGACCATGGACACCCTGATGGCGCTGCGGCACGCCAAGGAGCAGAAGGCCCGGGTGCTGGCCATCTGCAACACCAACGGTTCCACCATCCCCCGGGAGTCCGACGCCGTGCTCTACACCCACGGCGGTCCGGAGATCGCCGTCGCCTCGACCAAGGCGTTCCTCACCCAGTTGGTCGCCTGTTATCTGATCGGGCTGCACCTGGCCCAGGTGCGGGGGATCAAGTTCGCCGACGAGGTGGCGGCCGTGGTCGATCAGCTCCACCAGGTGCCGGACAAGCTGCGGGAACTGCTCGGTCGGATCGAGCCGGTCCGGGAGCTGGCCCGGGAGCTGAAGTCCGCGCCGACGGTGCTGTTCATCGGCCGGCACGTCGGCTACCCGGTGGCGCTGGAGGGCGCGCTCAAGCTCAAGGAGCTGGCGTACATGCACGCCGAGGGCTTCGCGGCGGGTGAACTCAAGCACGGCCCGATCGCGCTGATCGACCAGGGCACCCCGGTGATCTGCGTGGTGCCGTCCCCGGTCGGTCGCGGACTGCTGCACGACAAGATCGTCTCCAACATCCAGGAGGTACGCGCCCGGGGCGCCCGCACCATCGTGATCGCCGAGGAGGGCGACGAGGCGGTCGTCCGCTACGCCGACCATCTGATCTACGTGCCGCGTACCCCGACGCTGCTCGCCCCACTGGTGACCACCGTGCCGTTGCAGGTGCTCGCGGCCGAGATCGCCGCCGCCCGGGGGCACGACGTCGACCAGCCGCGCAACCTGGCCAAGTCGGTCACCGTGGAGTAG
- a CDS encoding pyridoxal phosphate-dependent aminotransferase: MTSTDVDPLVSRMRPFGTTVFAEMSALAVRTGAVNLGQGFPDTDGPPEMLAAAAEALRAGRNQYPPGPGVPELRAAVAAHQRRFWGLEYDPDGEIVITAGATEAIAAAILGLCEPGDEVVCFEPYYDSYAASVTLAGAVRRPVTLRPGDDGRYAFDPADLRAAFGPRTRLVLLNSPHNPTGKVFTPAELSLIAELCQEHGAYAVTDEVYEHLVFTDASTGHVPLATLPGMRERTLRVSSAGKTFSCTGWKVGWVSGPAALVSAVLRVKQFLTFVNAAPLQPAVAVALALPDAYFTDFRDGMQARRDQLISGLGDAGFDVLTPEGTYFVTADITALGGTDGVDFCRTLPERCGVVAVPTQVFYDDPEAGRRLVRFAFCKRPEVLTEAVARLRRAGAHA, from the coding sequence GTGACGAGCACCGATGTCGACCCGCTGGTGAGCCGGATGCGCCCGTTCGGGACGACGGTTTTCGCCGAGATGTCCGCTCTGGCCGTGCGTACCGGCGCGGTCAACCTCGGACAGGGTTTCCCGGACACCGACGGCCCGCCCGAGATGCTCGCCGCCGCCGCCGAGGCGCTGCGGGCCGGCCGCAACCAGTACCCTCCCGGCCCCGGCGTACCGGAGCTGCGCGCCGCCGTGGCGGCACACCAGCGCCGGTTCTGGGGCCTGGAGTACGACCCGGACGGCGAGATCGTGATCACGGCGGGCGCCACCGAGGCGATCGCCGCCGCGATCCTCGGTCTCTGCGAGCCGGGCGACGAGGTGGTCTGCTTCGAGCCCTACTACGACTCGTACGCCGCCTCGGTCACGCTGGCCGGAGCCGTCCGGCGACCGGTCACGCTGCGGCCCGGCGACGACGGGCGGTACGCCTTCGACCCGGCGGACCTGCGGGCCGCGTTCGGGCCGCGGACCCGACTGGTGCTGCTGAACTCCCCGCACAACCCGACCGGCAAGGTCTTCACCCCGGCCGAGTTGTCGCTGATCGCCGAGCTGTGCCAGGAGCACGGCGCGTACGCGGTCACCGACGAGGTGTACGAGCACCTGGTCTTCACCGACGCGTCGACCGGGCACGTCCCACTGGCCACGCTGCCCGGCATGCGCGAGCGCACGCTCCGCGTCTCGTCGGCCGGCAAGACGTTCTCCTGCACCGGCTGGAAGGTGGGCTGGGTCAGCGGTCCGGCGGCACTCGTCTCGGCGGTGCTGCGGGTCAAGCAGTTCCTCACCTTCGTCAACGCGGCGCCACTGCAACCTGCGGTCGCGGTGGCCCTCGCCCTGCCCGACGCCTACTTCACCGACTTCCGAGACGGCATGCAGGCCCGCCGCGACCAGTTGATCAGCGGGCTCGGCGACGCCGGCTTCGACGTGCTCACGCCGGAGGGGACGTACTTCGTCACCGCCGACATCACCGCCCTCGGCGGCACCGACGGCGTCGACTTCTGCCGGACGTTGCCGGAGCGCTGCGGCGTGGTGGCCGTACCCACCCAGGTCTTCTACGACGACCCGGAGGCCGGCCGGCGGCTGGTGCGGTTCGCGTTCTGCAAACGCCCGGAGGTGCTGACCGAGGCGGTGGCCCGGCTACGCCGGGCAGGCGCGCACGCCTGA